Proteins encoded within one genomic window of Spirulina major PCC 6313:
- a CDS encoding GNAT family N-acetyltransferase: MGLSRDQDKLYPPEKLNSSHQIESFDSGNSQLDDWLKHRALKNELGGASRTYGLCAGKVVTAYYCLANGAVAQTSATGRVRRNMPDPIPVMVIGRLAVDRHWQGKGIGRALLRDAILRTLQAAEIAGIRAILVHAISEDAKQFYEKCGFVASSLDPMTLMVKVDDARASLNSQT, translated from the coding sequence GTGGGACTAAGTCGAGATCAAGATAAGCTTTACCCGCCCGAAAAACTGAATTCGTCACATCAGATTGAAAGTTTTGACTCAGGGAACAGTCAGCTAGACGACTGGCTTAAGCACCGTGCCCTGAAAAATGAGTTAGGAGGGGCCTCTCGCACGTACGGACTCTGCGCTGGCAAGGTAGTTACTGCCTACTATTGCCTGGCCAATGGAGCAGTGGCACAAACGTCTGCAACAGGTCGAGTTCGGCGCAATATGCCCGATCCGATTCCAGTTATGGTGATTGGACGATTAGCCGTTGATAGGCACTGGCAAGGTAAAGGCATCGGGCGTGCTCTCCTGCGAGATGCAATTCTTCGCACTCTGCAAGCTGCTGAAATTGCAGGAATACGTGCGATTCTAGTACACGCTATCTCGGAAGATGCGAAGCAGTTTTATGAGAAGTGTGGTTTTGTTGCTTCATCTCTTGATCCAATGACACTGATGGTGAAAGTTGATGATGCTCGTGCCTCACTTAATTCGCAAACCTGA
- a CDS encoding GNAT family N-acetyltransferase, producing MSEIEFLGFKQVNPDDFIAVVNEDSLRTHLIDHPYFDATSLQAWIDDKINVDAMDGCRVRAVYIDGILAGWCGIQPDDHGFELAIVISQKFWGFGIAIFKTLMCWAKELGHKEILFHLLDSRPEYKFLKKMSTNVHKTELAGRCFTTYHVKVGE from the coding sequence ATGAGTGAAATTGAATTTTTGGGTTTTAAGCAAGTGAACCCAGATGATTTTATAGCCGTTGTCAATGAGGATTCGCTGAGAACCCATTTAATCGATCACCCGTATTTTGATGCGACCAGTCTTCAAGCATGGATAGACGATAAAATTAATGTAGATGCCATGGATGGCTGTCGCGTTCGGGCAGTTTATATCGATGGAATACTAGCAGGCTGGTGTGGAATTCAGCCAGATGATCATGGCTTTGAATTGGCGATCGTTATCTCACAAAAATTCTGGGGTTTTGGGATCGCAATTTTCAAAACGCTCATGTGTTGGGCTAAAGAGCTAGGGCATAAAGAAATACTATTTCACTTGCTCGATAGTAGGCCCGAATACAAATTCCTGAAGAAAATGTCCACTAACGTTCATAAAACAGAATTGGCAGGTCGGTGCTTTACAACTTATCACGTGAAAGTAGGTGAATAG
- a CDS encoding mechanosensitive ion channel domain-containing protein, translating into MDIPFLRIGDSLVTLSSILPLVASLAIAILIAIVCRQILVRFLLERLGLRQGNRESIAIITGYAIGAFSFILMLQVVGVNVSSLAVIAGSLGIGIGFGLQDMTRNFISGLMLLIEGKIKVGDFIEWQGLTGYVTEVSLRATVLRTFTHRHIVIPNSSLISDHVINWTYHNTKGWAMIPVHVTHESDPVLVIEALLDSAYTEETVSFEKPAEAYFTKFSDYALEFVLWVWVTRIDLKYKTESSLHFIIEQNLRQRGIQFASPRLDVWQRNPNVLITSSPEHYPHHSELQQPRHHFIDPLTKPIPVRDLLRQVSYFENCTELELRKLVEVGYRRRLETDEILYREGDAGDAFYIILLGSVGYVVTGLDQPPTVLEAGQFIGEFSLMLGIARTVTVRAMEDTTIFAINPQGFNQLLQSQPRLYEVIVQQMGKHEEELSLQQRRLRELGLLNPSEYNQNPVQWVKGQLDKLFNA; encoded by the coding sequence GTGGATATCCCATTCCTCCGGATTGGCGACAGCCTGGTTACGCTCAGCAGTATTCTCCCTCTGGTTGCAAGTTTAGCGATCGCGATTCTGATTGCGATCGTTTGTCGGCAGATTTTGGTGCGATTTCTGCTGGAACGCTTGGGGTTACGACAAGGTAATCGAGAGTCCATTGCGATCATCACGGGATATGCGATCGGTGCGTTTAGTTTTATTCTGATGCTCCAAGTTGTTGGCGTAAACGTATCGTCCCTCGCGGTCATTGCGGGTAGCTTGGGGATCGGTATTGGCTTCGGTCTGCAAGACATGACCCGCAACTTTATTAGCGGGCTGATGCTGCTCATCGAGGGAAAGATTAAGGTAGGCGATTTTATCGAGTGGCAGGGTTTAACGGGGTATGTCACTGAGGTGTCGCTGCGGGCAACGGTACTGCGAACCTTCACGCACCGGCATATTGTAATTCCCAACAGTTCACTGATCAGCGATCATGTGATCAATTGGACGTATCACAACACAAAAGGGTGGGCGATGATTCCCGTGCATGTCACCCACGAAAGTGATCCGGTTTTGGTCATTGAAGCCTTACTCGATTCGGCCTATACAGAAGAGACAGTGTCGTTTGAGAAACCGGCCGAAGCCTATTTCACGAAATTTAGTGATTATGCGCTGGAATTTGTCTTGTGGGTTTGGGTCACGCGCATTGACCTTAAATACAAAACGGAAAGCTCTTTGCATTTCATCATTGAGCAAAATCTACGACAGCGCGGTATTCAATTCGCATCCCCCCGGTTGGATGTATGGCAGCGCAACCCCAATGTGTTAATTACCTCATCGCCAGAACACTATCCCCATCATTCGGAGTTACAACAACCGCGCCATCACTTCATTGATCCCTTAACGAAACCCATCCCGGTTCGAGATTTACTGCGGCAGGTGTCATATTTTGAAAATTGTACGGAATTGGAATTGCGAAAGCTGGTGGAGGTTGGCTATCGACGGCGGCTAGAAACCGATGAAATCCTTTATCGTGAGGGCGATGCAGGCGATGCATTTTATATTATCTTGTTGGGTTCAGTGGGCTATGTGGTGACGGGGTTGGATCAACCCCCAACGGTTTTGGAGGCTGGACAATTTATCGGTGAGTTCTCATTGATGCTGGGCATTGCTCGAACGGTGACCGTGAGAGCCATGGAAGACACGACAATCTTTGCAATCAATCCCCAGGGGTTTAATCAACTGTTGCAAAGCCAGCCCCGACTGTATGAAGTGATTGTGCAGCAGATGGGGAAACATGAGGAAGAACTATCGCTGCAACAACGGCGGTTGCGGGAGTTGGGACTGCTCAATCCATCGGAGTACAATCAAAACCCGGTGCAGTGGGTAAAGGGTCAACTGGATAAGTTATTTAATGCGTAA
- a CDS encoding AAA family ATPase: MLTQIKLRNFKSYKSGTLQLGRLTVLIGANASGKSNVIESLRLLARIAEGERLSLLGGSYKQDETIFRGGVENLGYRDSKTFGISCVTTEQEWKDFSIDLSLGADGDLHVTKEKITSHTSTVPLYEITSEPQGAGSDVFVTYNNFARGGKKPSIVCSSHMAIFTQLLSDIRFRPENTKSRKIIPKVAEKYVRWLSSIVFLEPEPSSMRTYGHKVDKILKEHGENLSGVIYNLCLNPDTKSSVLDFVQSLPEQDIENINFIETPRDEVMLQLTETFGGVSTTYDASILSDGTLRVLSIAAAMLSAPEQSLVVIEEIDNGVHPSRAADLLERISDIAKNRDLRVLISSHNPALLDALPDEAIPETVFCYRSPQDGSSQLIRLQDIPDYPELIAQGSVGHLMTRGLLERFVKQHPGIEQKKKQAMEWLASLADLGEMRE, from the coding sequence GTGCTTACTCAAATTAAATTAAGAAATTTCAAGAGCTATAAATCAGGCACTCTGCAACTTGGACGCTTGACAGTTCTCATTGGAGCTAATGCTTCTGGAAAAAGTAATGTAATTGAATCGCTACGCTTACTAGCAAGAATCGCTGAGGGAGAACGACTTAGCCTTTTAGGTGGATCATATAAACAAGATGAAACGATTTTCCGGGGAGGAGTAGAAAATCTTGGCTATCGAGATTCAAAAACATTTGGTATTTCTTGCGTGACAACAGAGCAAGAGTGGAAAGATTTTTCAATTGATTTAAGTCTTGGAGCAGATGGAGATCTTCACGTTACCAAAGAAAAAATAACAAGTCACACTTCAACAGTTCCTCTATACGAAATTACTAGTGAACCTCAAGGAGCTGGAAGTGATGTTTTTGTTACCTATAATAATTTCGCCAGAGGTGGGAAAAAACCCAGCATCGTATGCAGTAGCCATATGGCGATTTTCACACAGCTTTTAAGTGATATTCGATTCCGCCCAGAAAATACTAAAAGTCGAAAAATAATTCCTAAGGTAGCTGAAAAATATGTTCGATGGTTGAGTAGTATTGTATTTCTTGAACCAGAACCAAGTTCAATGCGCACCTATGGACATAAAGTTGATAAGATACTCAAAGAACATGGCGAAAATCTTTCAGGAGTAATCTATAACCTATGTCTTAATCCAGATACAAAAAGTTCGGTTCTGGATTTTGTTCAAAGTTTACCTGAGCAAGATATTGAAAATATCAATTTCATAGAAACACCTCGTGATGAGGTTATGCTACAGCTAACTGAAACATTTGGCGGTGTATCAACTACCTATGATGCTTCCATACTTTCAGATGGAACTTTACGCGTGCTCTCTATTGCTGCAGCAATGCTTTCTGCACCTGAGCAAAGTTTAGTTGTCATTGAAGAAATCGATAACGGCGTACATCCTAGCAGAGCAGCAGATTTATTAGAACGAATTTCTGATATTGCAAAGAATCGTGATTTACGGGTTCTAATTAGTAGTCATAATCCCGCACTTCTTGATGCCTTGCCTGATGAAGCTATTCCTGAAACTGTATTTTGTTATCGAAGTCCTCAAGATGGATCAAGCCAGTTAATTAGGTTACAGGATATTCCTGACTATCCCGAACTCATTGCTCAAGGATCTGTTGGACACCTCATGACTCGTGGACTATTAGAACGTTTTGTTAAGCAACATCCCGGAATAGAGCAGAAAAAGAAGCAAGCAATGGAGTGGCTAGCGTCTCTTGCTGATCTAGGAGAAATGAGAGAATGA
- the larE gene encoding ATP-dependent sacrificial sulfur transferase LarE gives MTTTKLEQLRSLFAEMEQALIAYSGGIDSTLVAKVAFDVLGDRALAITAMSPSLLPEDLEDARIQAAAIGIPHDCVETHEMQNPDYTSNPVNRCYFCKSELHDTLKPFALDRGYPYVVDGVNADDLHDYRPGIQAAQERGARSPLAELGITKAEVREISRALDLPWWDKPAQPCLSSRFPYGEEITVAKLQRVGRAEVHLRRLGWQNIRVRSAGDTARIELLPGHIKDFVAQTDLPQLVARFEEFGFTYVTLDLEGYQSGKLNRVLGTNQSTPFQSAIV, from the coding sequence ATGACAACGACTAAATTAGAACAACTGCGATCGCTCTTTGCAGAGATGGAGCAGGCCTTGATTGCCTATTCCGGGGGGATTGACAGTACCTTAGTAGCGAAAGTGGCGTTTGATGTATTAGGCGATCGCGCCCTCGCGATCACGGCCATGTCGCCGTCCCTGCTACCGGAAGACCTCGAAGATGCGCGGATTCAAGCCGCCGCGATCGGCATCCCCCACGACTGCGTTGAAACCCACGAAATGCAGAACCCCGACTACACCAGCAACCCCGTCAACCGTTGCTATTTCTGCAAAAGCGAACTCCACGACACCCTCAAACCCTTCGCCCTCGATCGCGGCTATCCCTACGTTGTCGATGGTGTCAACGCCGATGATCTCCACGATTACCGCCCCGGCATCCAAGCCGCCCAAGAACGGGGAGCGCGATCGCCCCTCGCCGAACTCGGCATCACCAAAGCCGAAGTCCGCGAAATCAGCCGCGCCCTCGATCTCCCCTGGTGGGACAAACCCGCCCAGCCCTGCCTCAGTTCCCGCTTCCCCTACGGCGAAGAAATCACCGTGGCAAAATTGCAGCGCGTCGGTCGTGCCGAAGTCCACTTGCGCCGCCTCGGTTGGCAAAATATCCGCGTCCGTTCCGCAGGCGACACCGCCCGGATTGAACTCTTACCGGGGCACATCAAAGACTTCGTGGCCCAAACGGATTTGCCGCAATTGGTGGCCCGGTTTGAAGAATTCGGTTTCACCTATGTCACCCTCGACCTCGAAGGCTACCAAAGCGGCAAACTCAACCGCGTCCTCGGAACCAATCAAAGCACACCCTTTCAGAGTGCGATCGTTTAG
- a CDS encoding DUF362 domain-containing protein, protein MSIVSLLRAETYDAAPLAASLEQLLAPLGGMGAIVKPGDRVLLKPNLLTGSRPGHECITRPELVAAVAQQVIAAGGKPFMGDSPAFGSAKGVARTNGYLPMLQDLNIPVVEFHGHRYAIDAENFDHLRLSKEAMDADVVINLPKVKAHCQLTMTLGVKNLFGCVPGKMKAWWHLEAGKDQDRFGEMLVQTANAIAPNLTILDGIIAHQGNGPSGGEARPLGILAASPDVFALDCAILDLLNVDPHTVPTYNAAARLGLNPETLEFPLLTPEELAIADWKLPDTLVPIDFGAPRILKSTFKHLYIRWIKEPMQTYSNTK, encoded by the coding sequence ATGTCTATCGTTAGCCTCCTTCGCGCCGAAACCTACGACGCTGCACCCCTGGCCGCGTCTCTTGAGCAACTCCTCGCGCCCCTCGGCGGTATGGGTGCGATCGTCAAACCGGGCGATCGCGTCCTCCTCAAACCCAACCTCCTCACCGGCAGCCGTCCCGGTCACGAGTGCATCACCCGCCCCGAACTCGTCGCCGCCGTTGCCCAACAGGTGATCGCCGCTGGGGGCAAACCGTTCATGGGCGACAGTCCCGCCTTCGGCAGTGCCAAAGGGGTCGCCCGCACCAACGGCTACCTGCCCATGCTCCAGGATCTCAATATTCCCGTGGTGGAATTTCACGGCCACCGCTACGCCATCGATGCGGAAAATTTCGACCATCTCCGCCTTTCCAAAGAAGCCATGGATGCGGATGTGGTGATTAACCTGCCGAAAGTGAAAGCCCACTGTCAACTGACGATGACCCTGGGGGTGAAAAATCTGTTCGGCTGTGTGCCGGGCAAAATGAAAGCCTGGTGGCATCTCGAAGCCGGGAAGGATCAAGACCGCTTTGGGGAAATGTTGGTACAGACGGCTAATGCGATCGCGCCCAATCTCACCATCCTTGACGGCATCATCGCCCACCAAGGCAACGGCCCCAGCGGCGGTGAAGCCCGTCCCCTCGGCATCCTCGCCGCCTCCCCCGACGTTTTCGCCCTCGACTGCGCCATCCTCGACCTCCTCAACGTTGACCCCCACACCGTCCCCACCTACAACGCCGCCGCCCGCCTCGGCCTCAACCCCGAAACCCTAGAGTTTCCGTTACTCACACCGGAAGAGTTGGCGATCGCAGATTGGAAACTCCCCGACACTCTCGTCCCCATCGATTTCGGTGCGCCCCGCATCCTCAAATCCACCTTCAAACACCTCTACATCCGCTGGATCAAAGAACCGATGCAAACCTACAGCAACACGAAATAA
- a CDS encoding aspartate ammonia-lyase: MSEYRVETDSMGDRPLPQDVYYGIQTLRATENFSISGLKPLPTYVDAGLLIKKATAIANGELGCIPTEISDAIVKAADEILGGQLRDQFVVDIYQAGAGTSHHMNLNEVLANRALELLGDTKGNYTRVSPNDHVNYGQSTNDVIPTAIRIGTLLALIHTLYPALDSAIAALNTKASEFQTVVKSGRTHMQDAVPVRLGEEFRAWARILTGHLTRIKLAAEDLWVLGLGGSASGTGMNTHPQYRFRVAELLGEFIGQPLTVAPHLMAAMQSMAPFVNVSGSLRNLAQDLVKISHDLRLMDSGPKTGLKEIQLPPVQPGSSIMPGKYNPVMAEMISMVCFQVMGYDTAIAFCAQAGQLELNVMMPLIAYDLIHSVEILGNAVQALSDKCLSGIEARRDRCLGYAEGTLSLVTALNTHIGYLNAAAVAKESLTSGKSIREVVLEKGLMDEATLSDVLNLETMSQMISDQS; this comes from the coding sequence ATGAGTGAGTATCGGGTTGAAACGGATTCCATGGGCGATCGCCCATTGCCCCAGGATGTTTATTACGGGATTCAAACCCTCCGCGCCACGGAAAATTTCTCCATCAGTGGGTTAAAACCGCTCCCCACCTACGTCGATGCGGGATTACTGATTAAAAAAGCCACCGCGATCGCCAATGGTGAATTGGGCTGCATTCCCACCGAAATTAGTGATGCGATCGTCAAGGCGGCTGATGAAATCTTGGGCGGTCAATTGCGGGATCAATTCGTTGTGGATATCTACCAAGCCGGGGCGGGCACATCCCACCACATGAACCTGAATGAAGTCCTTGCTAATCGCGCCCTCGAACTCCTCGGCGACACCAAAGGCAACTATACAAGGGTCAGCCCCAACGACCACGTTAACTACGGTCAATCCACCAACGACGTGATCCCCACCGCGATCCGCATCGGCACATTGTTGGCCTTGATCCACACCCTGTATCCGGCGTTAGACAGTGCGATCGCTGCCCTCAACACCAAAGCCAGCGAATTTCAAACCGTCGTCAAATCCGGCCGCACCCACATGCAAGATGCCGTCCCCGTTCGCCTCGGCGAAGAATTCCGCGCCTGGGCCCGCATCCTCACCGGCCATCTCACCCGGATCAAACTCGCCGCCGAAGATTTATGGGTTTTAGGTCTGGGGGGCAGCGCCTCCGGCACGGGTATGAACACCCATCCTCAGTATCGTTTTCGCGTTGCGGAACTCCTGGGCGAATTTATCGGCCAACCCCTCACCGTCGCGCCCCATTTAATGGCCGCGATGCAAAGTATGGCCCCCTTTGTGAATGTGTCGGGATCATTGCGCAATTTAGCTCAGGATTTGGTGAAGATTTCCCACGATTTGCGCCTGATGGATTCGGGGCCAAAAACGGGTTTAAAAGAGATTCAACTCCCCCCTGTGCAACCGGGTTCTTCAATCATGCCCGGCAAATATAACCCGGTGATGGCGGAAATGATTTCCATGGTGTGTTTTCAGGTGATGGGCTATGACACAGCGATCGCATTTTGCGCCCAAGCGGGTCAACTGGAATTAAACGTGATGATGCCGCTGATCGCCTACGATTTAATTCACTCGGTGGAAATTCTCGGTAATGCCGTCCAAGCCCTCAGCGATAAATGTTTAAGCGGTATTGAAGCAAGGCGCGATCGCTGTTTAGGCTATGCCGAAGGAACCCTATCGTTAGTGACTGCATTAAACACCCACATCGGCTATCTCAACGCCGCCGCCGTCGCCAAAGAATCCCTCACTTCGGGTAAATCTATCCGCGAAGTTGTCCTCGAAAAGGGACTCATGGACGAAGCCACATTATCCGACGTGCTCAACCTCGAAACCATGAGCCAAATGATCAGCGATCAAAGTTAA
- a CDS encoding TM2 domain-containing protein, giving the protein MRQVNRPIAYFLWCACFLGICGLQRIYLGKVISGVLYLFTFGLFGVGQLVDLFLIPNLVRSRNATTLENLTPSSPELENVPTVLDGVTPMLKLLNAAKEKDGVLSLAQAAMLTELEPEPLKTLLEQAVREGYADIGNDPTTGAIRYRFDL; this is encoded by the coding sequence ATGCGGCAAGTGAATCGACCTATTGCGTATTTTTTATGGTGTGCGTGTTTCCTCGGAATTTGTGGGTTGCAACGCATCTACTTGGGCAAAGTAATCAGCGGCGTATTATATTTGTTCACATTCGGTCTGTTTGGTGTGGGTCAATTGGTTGACTTATTCTTAATTCCTAACCTGGTGCGATCGCGCAACGCGACGACTCTGGAAAATCTCACCCCATCCTCGCCTGAACTGGAGAACGTGCCGACTGTTTTGGATGGGGTTACCCCAATGCTGAAGCTGCTCAATGCAGCGAAGGAAAAGGACGGTGTGTTGTCTTTAGCTCAGGCTGCTATGCTGACGGAGCTGGAACCAGAACCACTCAAGACGCTGCTCGAACAAGCGGTGCGTGAAGGGTATGCAGACATTGGTAATGACCCAACAACTGGAGCGATTCGGTATCGCTTTGATCTGTGA
- a CDS encoding 2Fe-2S iron-sulfur cluster-binding protein: MSVQVEFLPDGVTTTAEVGEPMLTVAARAGITIPTGCLMGSCHACEVELADGTPICACITSIPAGQPHVTINLYTDPLW; the protein is encoded by the coding sequence ATGTCTGTTCAGGTTGAATTTTTGCCCGATGGAGTCACCACCACCGCCGAAGTGGGCGAACCGATGCTCACCGTTGCCGCCCGTGCGGGAATTACGATTCCCACGGGCTGCCTGATGGGGTCTTGCCATGCCTGCGAGGTGGAACTCGCCGACGGAACCCCGATCTGTGCCTGTATTACCTCAATTCCTGCTGGTCAACCCCATGTGACGATCAACCTCTATACCGATCCTCTCTGGTAA
- a CDS encoding M48 family metallopeptidase, with product MLNLFKTPATLLTTLIACALPWAIAPTAIAEVTPRSTTPGDLATDAETESYYDKAREELPHNLYMLYRIVERIARANDLDNHPWRVVVADDSLINAYATEVNLVIVHYGLLDQMAGDVSALACVVGHEMAHHTEQHIAIRTSRSVDWQEEFRNSQSREYQERISNLARTHEAEADRIGYEYSVTAGFDASGCLRGLEMLSRLPGTLRDSDTHPAVPRRIEAIQELMQEKPPEVLRASGHLGLTTSQPLSYEMVEDQSWLRINSERGGSFVEDWNRIFPDDVIDPNFEPAEEEKVSEEDENAS from the coding sequence ATGTTGAACCTGTTTAAAACCCCTGCCACGCTGCTCACCACCCTCATTGCTTGCGCGTTACCGTGGGCGATCGCGCCTACCGCCATCGCAGAAGTCACCCCCCGATCCACAACCCCAGGCGACCTAGCGACCGATGCCGAAACTGAATCCTACTACGACAAAGCCCGCGAAGAATTGCCCCACAACCTCTATATGCTCTATCGCATTGTGGAACGGATTGCACGGGCCAATGATCTAGATAATCACCCGTGGCGCGTCGTGGTGGCCGATGATTCCCTGATTAATGCCTATGCCACGGAAGTGAATTTGGTGATCGTTCACTACGGGTTATTGGATCAAATGGCGGGGGATGTATCGGCATTGGCCTGCGTCGTGGGTCACGAAATGGCGCACCATACCGAGCAGCACATCGCGATCCGCACCTCCCGCAGCGTTGACTGGCAAGAGGAATTTCGTAACTCCCAATCCCGCGAATATCAAGAACGCATTTCTAATCTCGCTCGCACCCATGAAGCGGAAGCCGATCGCATCGGCTATGAATATTCGGTGACGGCGGGGTTTGATGCGTCGGGATGTCTGCGGGGTTTGGAAATGTTGTCACGCTTACCGGGAACGCTGCGGGATAGCGATACCCATCCGGCCGTGCCGCGTCGCATTGAAGCAATCCAAGAATTAATGCAGGAAAAACCGCCCGAAGTCTTGCGAGCAAGCGGCCATCTGGGCTTAACCACCTCGCAACCCCTCTCCTACGAAATGGTGGAAGACCAAAGCTGGCTGCGAATTAATTCCGAACGGGGCGGCAGTTTTGTCGAAGATTGGAACCGCATTTTCCCCGATGATGTGATCGACCCCAATTTTGAACCCGCAGAGGAAGAAAAGGTTTCAGAAGAGGATGAAAACGCCTCATAA